AAGCCCTGGACCTGCCTTTCCGCCGTATCCAGTTTACACCCGACCTGATGCCCACAGATATCATCGGTACGGAAGTGCTGGAAGAAGATCATATCACCGGTAAACGCTTCTTTAAATTCAATAAGGGCCCGCTATTCGCCAATATCATCCTCGCGGATGAAATAAACCGGACACCACCGAAGACACAATCTGCACTATTGGAGGCAATGCAGGAGTTTGAAGTGACCTACGCCGGACAAACATACCCGCTGGACAGGCCCTTCTTCATCCTGGCTACACAAAATCCCATCGAGCAATCTGGTACCTACCCGCTGCCGGAAGCGCAGCTGGACAGGTTCCTCCTGTATATCCGCATCGGCTACCCCGGCGAACAGGAAGAAACAGCGATCCTCGCCGGTACCACCGGCAGCAAAAAAGTACAGGTAACTCCTGTGCTCAATGCCGCCGATATCCTGCAACTACAGCAGTTTGTAAGGGAGGTTGCCATAGATCCGGAACTGATACATTATGTCAGCCGCCTCATACGCGCCACCAGGCCCGCCACTACGGAAGTAACGGAAATCAGGGAACTGGTACGCTGGGGTGCCGGCCCCCGTGCCGGACAGGCACTCATCCTTACTGCTAAGGCACTGGCACTCCTCCATGGCCGCTTTGCTGTAACCATGGCGGATATTAAAACCATGGCGCTACCAGTGCTCCGACATAGAATACTGCTAAACTTCAAAGCGGAAGCAGAAGGTCTCCAAACGGATGATGTTACCAATATCCTCCTGCAAAAAATTACCAGAATCGCAACCAGCTTATCCTGAAAAGCATGACAACACTGCTGCATCCAAAAACGGTACTGGCAATAAAGGATTTGCAACTGGCTGCTAAAACAGTGGCAGACGGACTCCTGTCGGGTATGCACGCCAGCCGCATGAAAGGTGCCGG
This window of the Chitinophaga sp. Cy-1792 genome carries:
- a CDS encoding MoxR family ATPase → MMLNENMLQQLLQKLPVLRREIQKVIVGQETVLDEVLVSMLAGGHCLLEGVPGLAKTLLVRTLAQALDLPFRRIQFTPDLMPTDIIGTEVLEEDHITGKRFFKFNKGPLFANIILADEINRTPPKTQSALLEAMQEFEVTYAGQTYPLDRPFFILATQNPIEQSGTYPLPEAQLDRFLLYIRIGYPGEQEETAILAGTTGSKKVQVTPVLNAADILQLQQFVREVAIDPELIHYVSRLIRATRPATTEVTEIRELVRWGAGPRAGQALILTAKALALLHGRFAVTMADIKTMALPVLRHRILLNFKAEAEGLQTDDVTNILLQKITRIATSLS